The following are from one region of the Prochlorococcus marinus str. SB genome:
- a CDS encoding alpha/beta hydrolase family protein: MSNDDQLKVRQTVSKKKSFKELTIVRDIIFWIDLVGEGQNENAIFARPFNEKEAFPQKLTSKKYNIKNNFHGYGGKSYKCIYLKNNFYLIWIDQITNAIWFQIFKEVASNYISQKRYLDSVQEPRQLSKSIDGNFDSSFVISQKNFLYGICEINNRDYLFSLNLKKTKQDIYRIKKFKNFAGELSSNTSFSLFSWVEWDSPYMPWEKNYLCFAQINLDGDITKIKKFSDKLINTKKNVSFFQPYWISETLLVCSEDSSGWWNLLFLDASKIENIFIKKRVERNFVEYGVPQWVSGITFFSGDIKDLLCLAKKENNLVVEQYKDLQFVKEFSTPFTSISDFSVFEKKVVLKGNGSDFLGNLLEIDCKKEVLSNVFEEINAEYIKDCSKPESFWFKGFEDKSTHSFLYRPLVEKFRKPPLFVRAHSGPTSFFDGSYNSEVQYWTSKGFFVAEVNYGGSSGFGKAYRERLNYKWGIVDSYDCRALALELIKSNQVDSEKVVIFGNSAGGLTALNCLLYGSIFKAAICKYPVIDLKDMYHNTHRFEKDYLNSLVGNYAKNHDDYINRSPINHIKKLKKPTLLFHGKKDTVISYKQTLKIQEILIQNNRYSEVIFFDNEGHGFKNIENKELVMQKSHEFLKNALCI, encoded by the coding sequence ATGAGTAATGATGATCAGTTAAAAGTTAGGCAAACTGTATCTAAAAAAAAATCTTTTAAGGAATTAACTATTGTTAGGGATATCATTTTTTGGATTGATCTTGTTGGTGAAGGTCAAAATGAAAATGCTATTTTTGCAAGACCATTTAATGAAAAAGAGGCTTTTCCTCAGAAATTAACAAGTAAAAAATATAATATTAAAAATAACTTTCATGGATATGGTGGTAAATCTTATAAATGTATATATTTAAAAAATAATTTTTATTTGATATGGATAGATCAGATTACTAACGCAATATGGTTTCAAATTTTTAAGGAGGTAGCATCAAATTATATAAGTCAAAAAAGATATCTCGATTCAGTTCAAGAACCGAGACAACTTTCTAAATCAATTGATGGAAATTTCGATTCTTCATTTGTTATTTCTCAAAAAAATTTTTTGTATGGTATTTGTGAAATAAATAATAGAGATTACTTATTTTCTTTAAACTTAAAAAAAACCAAACAAGATATTTATCGAATAAAAAAATTTAAAAATTTTGCTGGAGAATTATCTTCTAATACTTCTTTTAGCTTATTTTCTTGGGTCGAGTGGGATTCTCCATACATGCCATGGGAGAAAAATTATCTTTGTTTTGCTCAAATTAATTTAGATGGAGATATAACAAAAATAAAAAAATTCTCAGATAAGCTGATTAATACCAAAAAAAACGTTTCTTTTTTTCAACCTTATTGGATAAGTGAAACTCTTTTAGTATGTTCTGAAGATAGTTCTGGATGGTGGAACTTATTGTTTTTAGATGCTAGTAAAATAGAGAATATTTTTATTAAAAAAAGAGTAGAGAGAAATTTTGTTGAATATGGAGTACCTCAGTGGGTCTCAGGAATAACATTTTTTTCAGGGGATATAAAAGATTTATTGTGTTTAGCAAAAAAAGAAAATAATTTAGTAGTTGAACAATATAAAGATCTTCAATTCGTTAAAGAATTTTCTACTCCTTTTACCTCAATAAGTGATTTTAGTGTTTTTGAGAAGAAAGTAGTTTTGAAAGGTAATGGATCTGATTTTCTTGGAAATTTACTTGAAATTGATTGTAAAAAGGAAGTTTTATCAAATGTTTTTGAGGAAATAAATGCTGAATATATAAAAGATTGTTCAAAACCTGAATCTTTTTGGTTTAAAGGTTTTGAAGATAAATCTACTCATTCTTTTTTATATAGGCCGCTTGTTGAAAAATTTAGAAAACCACCGCTTTTTGTTAGAGCTCATAGCGGACCCACTTCATTTTTTGATGGATCATATAATTCTGAAGTTCAATATTGGACATCTAAGGGATTTTTTGTTGCTGAAGTCAATTATGGAGGATCATCAGGATTTGGCAAAGCATATAGAGAGAGGTTGAATTATAAGTGGGGTATTGTTGATTCTTATGATTGCAGAGCACTAGCTCTTGAATTGATTAAATCAAATCAAGTTGATAGTGAAAAAGTGGTAATTTTTGGGAATAGTGCTGGTGGGTTGACTGCCCTGAATTGTTTATTATATGGGTCTATTTTTAAAGCAGCAATTTGTAAATATCCTGTTATTGATTTGAAGGATATGTATCACAACACTCATAGGTTTGAAAAAGATTATTTAAATTCTTTGGTAGGAAATTATGCAAAAAACCATGATGATTATATAAATAGATCACCGATAAATCATATAAAAAAACTCAAAAAACCTACCTTATTGTTTCATGGAAAAAAAGATACAGTTATTTCTTATAAACAAACTTTAAAAATTCAAGAAATTTTGATTCAGAATAATAGATATTCAGAAGTTATTTTTTTTGATAATGAAGGGCATGGTTTTAAAAATATTGAAAATAAAGAACTAGTAATGCAAAAATCTCATGAATTTTTAAAAAATGCTTTGTGTATTTAA
- a CDS encoding SufS family cysteine desulfurase, with amino-acid sequence METIQNFPEITKKDFPLLNKHLKNNEQIIYLDHAATTQKPIQVLKKIDEYYKNFNANVHRGAHQLSAKATEEFENSRYLISKYIKANSAKEIIFTRNATEAINLVARSWGEYSLKENDEILLSIMEHHSNIVPWQMVAAKNKCKLKFIGIDKEGKLDIDDFKSKLTSRTKLVSLVHVSNTLGCCNPIKEITKLAKQKGSLVLIDACQSLAHQKLDVIDLNIDFLAGSGHKLCGPTGIGFLWSRKEILEKIPPLFGGGEMIQDVFEEKSTWAELPHKFEAGTPAIAEAIGLAEAINYINNIGLNEIHEYEKTITKYLYEKLNQIENIKIIGPSPEIDPDRASLATFYIKNIHSNDIAEILDSKGICIRSGHHCCQPLHRYIGIKSTARISMNFTTNKEEIDMFIEKLKDTIDFLKINS; translated from the coding sequence ATGGAAACGATTCAAAATTTTCCTGAAATAACGAAGAAAGACTTTCCTCTTTTAAATAAGCACTTAAAAAATAATGAGCAAATTATTTATTTAGACCATGCTGCAACCACACAAAAACCAATACAAGTTTTAAAAAAAATTGATGAATATTACAAAAATTTTAATGCAAATGTACATAGAGGGGCACATCAATTAAGTGCTAAAGCAACAGAAGAATTTGAAAATTCACGATATTTAATTAGCAAATACATAAAAGCGAATTCAGCAAAAGAAATTATTTTTACAAGAAATGCTACTGAGGCAATCAATCTAGTAGCTAGATCATGGGGCGAATATTCATTAAAAGAAAACGACGAAATTCTCTTATCAATAATGGAACATCATAGCAATATTGTTCCATGGCAAATGGTTGCAGCAAAAAATAAATGCAAATTAAAATTTATAGGTATAGATAAAGAAGGGAAATTAGATATAGACGACTTTAAATCAAAACTAACATCTAGAACTAAACTTGTTAGCCTAGTACATGTTAGTAATACTCTAGGTTGCTGTAATCCAATCAAAGAAATAACTAAGTTAGCTAAACAAAAAGGTTCTTTAGTCTTAATAGATGCATGCCAAAGTTTGGCTCATCAAAAACTGGATGTGATTGATCTTAATATAGATTTTTTAGCTGGATCCGGACATAAACTATGCGGTCCTACAGGTATAGGTTTCCTCTGGTCAAGAAAAGAAATCCTAGAAAAAATTCCTCCTCTCTTTGGTGGTGGCGAAATGATTCAAGATGTTTTTGAAGAGAAAAGTACTTGGGCAGAGCTGCCACACAAATTTGAAGCTGGAACTCCAGCCATTGCAGAAGCAATAGGTCTTGCAGAAGCAATTAATTATATTAACAATATTGGATTGAATGAAATTCATGAATATGAAAAGACTATTACTAAATATTTATATGAAAAATTAAATCAAATAGAAAATATTAAAATCATAGGTCCATCACCGGAGATAGATCCAGACAGAGCCTCACTTGCCACCTTTTATATAAAAAATATACATTCAAATGATATTGCTGAAATACTTGATTCAAAAGGAATTTGCATTAGAAGTGGCCACCATTGCTGTCAACCTCTTCACAGATACATTGGAATTAAATCAACAGCTAGAATTAGCATGAATTTCACAACCAATAAGGAAGAAATTGATATGTTTATAGAAAAATTAAAAGATACAATTGATTTTCTAAAAATCAATTCTTAA
- the def gene encoding peptide deformylase, translating to MANHFSQLAKKSRTNGNEEKIAKEQSGKPSLDIYKLGDDVLRQNSKRITKVDASIRKLARDMLQSMYAAKGIGLAAPQIGINKELLVIDVNFEDSAAEPLILINPEITDFGTTLNSYEEGCLSIPGVYLNVVRPSTIKLKFRDEMGRPRKMKADGLLARCIQHEMDHLNGILFVDRVTSKDDLNKELLKEGFNEKDVISIN from the coding sequence GTGGCAAACCATTTTTCACAACTTGCAAAAAAGTCAAGAACAAATGGAAATGAAGAAAAAATTGCAAAAGAACAATCAGGTAAGCCATCTCTAGACATTTATAAACTTGGTGATGATGTATTAAGACAAAATTCCAAAAGAATAACTAAAGTTGACGCATCGATTAGAAAACTCGCTAGAGATATGCTTCAAAGCATGTATGCAGCTAAAGGAATTGGACTTGCTGCACCTCAAATTGGAATCAACAAAGAGCTTCTTGTCATAGACGTAAATTTTGAAGATTCAGCAGCAGAACCTTTAATACTAATAAATCCAGAAATTACAGACTTTGGGACAACCCTTAATTCATATGAAGAGGGCTGTTTAAGTATACCTGGCGTCTATTTGAATGTAGTAAGACCATCAACTATAAAATTAAAATTTAGAGATGAAATGGGACGACCACGTAAAATGAAAGCAGATGGACTTCTAGCGAGGTGTATTCAACACGAAATGGATCACTTAAATGGAATATTATTTGTAGATAGAGTTACATCAAAAGATGATTTGAACAAAGAACTTTTAAAAGAAGGGTTTAACGAAAAAGACGTTATCTCAATTAATTAA
- a CDS encoding SufD family Fe-S cluster assembly protein — protein sequence MEIIEKIKTNKSDDNLTEIQKICLHKLQSRPLPNPKSEPWRLSNKSKLSNFLDYSVNEKDSKFDIPYPKNSQSTIRLIIGENCQIKLIENNYSIEQLSENELQKYIKEQISFFNQNENWSNLLNLSLSCKNNILGLKINGSKIPPIEIFSHASSNSLNAKTLVIFLEKNCDVELLQVNLGKENSSLSQSTFFCLKENSSVNHGVVSYGENKSNLLNSLNVIQQKNSAYNLGSLHFKFNYARFEISIKQSAGNAKTNIKGMQITKKDEQISTYTKIEFNGPNGFLDQINKSLADDKSHAIFEGSIIVPKIAQRTDASQLSRNLLLSNFAQIDTKPQLEIIADDVKCKHGATISQLNEEELFYMRTRGITLKEASKLQLSSYFQEIISFIPISKDKWDLLDKLLNEN from the coding sequence ATGGAAATTATTGAAAAAATAAAAACTAATAAATCGGATGATAACCTAACCGAAATACAAAAAATCTGCCTTCATAAATTACAATCAAGGCCTCTCCCTAATCCTAAAAGTGAACCATGGAGACTTTCAAATAAATCAAAATTGTCAAACTTTTTAGATTACTCAGTTAATGAAAAAGATTCAAAATTTGATATACCATATCCGAAAAATTCTCAAAGTACTATCAGATTAATAATTGGTGAGAATTGCCAAATTAAATTAATAGAGAATAATTATTCAATAGAGCAATTAAGTGAGAATGAATTACAAAAATATATCAAGGAACAGATATCTTTTTTTAATCAAAACGAAAATTGGAGTAACCTACTAAATCTGTCTTTAAGTTGTAAAAATAATATTTTGGGATTAAAAATAAATGGATCAAAAATTCCTCCTATTGAAATTTTTAGTCACGCATCAAGTAATTCTTTAAACGCAAAAACTCTGGTAATATTTTTAGAAAAGAATTGTGATGTTGAATTATTACAAGTAAATCTTGGTAAAGAAAACTCTTCATTATCTCAATCAACTTTTTTTTGCTTGAAAGAAAATAGTTCCGTAAATCATGGTGTTGTTTCTTACGGTGAAAACAAATCCAATCTATTAAATTCTCTCAATGTAATTCAACAAAAAAATAGTGCATACAACTTAGGATCTTTACATTTCAAATTTAATTACGCGAGATTTGAAATTAGTATTAAACAATCTGCGGGAAACGCTAAAACAAATATCAAAGGTATGCAAATAACAAAAAAAGATGAGCAAATTTCAACCTATACAAAAATAGAATTTAATGGCCCGAATGGATTTCTAGATCAAATTAATAAATCGCTTGCTGATGATAAATCACATGCAATATTTGAAGGTTCAATAATAGTTCCGAAAATTGCCCAGAGAACCGATGCATCCCAATTAAGCAGAAATTTACTTTTATCAAATTTCGCACAAATAGATACCAAACCTCAATTAGAAATAATTGCTGATGATGTCAAATGCAAACATGGAGCTACAATTTCGCAGTTAAATGAAGAAGAACTTTTTTATATGCGAACAAGAGGGATCACATTAAAAGAAGCGAGTAAACTACAATTAAGTTCTTACTTTCAAGAAATAATTTCATTCATTCCCATTTCAAAAGATAAATGGGATTTGCTTGATAAACTTTTAAATGAAAACTAA
- a CDS encoding histidine triad nucleotide-binding protein, translating into MTETTIFQKIINEEIPCDKLYEDKFCIAFNDIQAQAPVHFLVIPKKPIISLLECIEQDANLLGHLLFVGSKISKSKNLTNWRTVINTGAESGQTVFHLHIHFLSGRKMNWPPG; encoded by the coding sequence ATGACTGAAACAACAATATTTCAAAAAATCATTAATGAAGAAATACCCTGCGATAAGCTTTATGAAGATAAGTTTTGTATTGCGTTTAATGATATCCAGGCACAAGCTCCAGTACATTTTTTAGTGATTCCTAAAAAACCAATAATCAGTTTATTAGAGTGTATTGAGCAAGATGCGAATTTATTAGGGCATTTACTTTTTGTTGGTAGCAAAATATCTAAATCAAAAAATTTAACTAATTGGAGAACAGTAATTAACACAGGAGCAGAATCGGGACAAACAGTTTTTCATTTACATATTCATTTTTTATCTGGAAGAAAAATGAATTGGCCTCCAGGTTAA